A window from Sphingobium sp. EM0848 encodes these proteins:
- the pgeF gene encoding peptidoglycan editing factor PgeF, which yields MIELLRAPALSDVKHGFAGRRGGVSTGVHAGLNVGLGSADEREAVLRNRDLVRDALLPGATLVTVHQVHSPDVVTVTAPIPEADRPAADAMVTDRPGLILGILTADCVPVLFADAQAGVVGAAHAGWKGAIAGVTDRTIDAMEALGADRSRIATAIGPCIGRSSYEVTLDFAARFTAEDAENDRFFTAGRDGHCQFDIAAYVAARLAGAGIGRIEMLDQDTYGQPDRFYSYRRSCHRGEPDYGRQISMIAL from the coding sequence ATGATCGAACTGCTGCGGGCACCAGCCTTAAGCGATGTAAAACATGGCTTTGCGGGGCGGCGCGGCGGCGTTTCGACCGGGGTTCATGCCGGGCTGAATGTTGGCCTTGGCTCTGCCGATGAGCGGGAAGCGGTGCTGCGCAACCGCGATCTGGTTCGCGATGCGCTGCTGCCCGGCGCGACTCTGGTGACGGTGCATCAGGTGCATTCGCCCGATGTCGTGACGGTCACGGCGCCGATTCCCGAAGCGGACCGCCCCGCCGCCGACGCCATGGTGACGGACCGTCCGGGGCTGATATTGGGCATATTGACCGCCGATTGCGTGCCGGTGCTGTTCGCCGATGCGCAGGCGGGCGTCGTTGGGGCCGCCCATGCGGGGTGGAAGGGCGCCATCGCCGGCGTCACCGATCGCACGATCGATGCGATGGAGGCTCTGGGCGCGGACCGCAGCCGGATCGCGACGGCCATCGGCCCGTGCATCGGACGTTCCTCCTATGAGGTGACGCTGGATTTCGCCGCGCGCTTCACGGCCGAGGATGCGGAAAACGACCGCTTCTTCACCGCCGGGCGGGACGGGCATTGCCAGTTCGACATTGCCGCCTATGTCGCGGCCCGGCTGGCCGGGGCGGGCATCGGGCGGATCGAAATGCTGGACCAGGACACCTATGGCCAGCCCGACCGCTTTTACAGCTACCGGCGGTCCTGCCATCGCGGCGAACCGGATTATGGCCGGCAAATCTCGATGATCGCGCTTTAG
- a CDS encoding amino acid permease — translation MIFGRIKPLDAILATAEKKSLVRTLGPIQLTLLGVGAIIGTGIFVLTAAAAQKAGPGMMWSFVIAGAVCAFAALCYSEIASMVPVSGSAYTYTYAVVGELLAWMVGWALILEYAVAASAVSVGWSGYFMGLLKSITGLQLPQTLSAGPVWTMNGLLPHADFTHGIINVPAIVVALAVTALLVIGTTESARVNAVLVAIKVTALTAFIILTLPALKTGNFSPFAPNGWFGPAGTSGMGIVGAAASIFFAYVGFDAVSTAAEETKNPQRNVPIGLIGSLALCTVFYLLVAAGAIGAIGAQPVLGPDGSIVAPGSQGFAAACATASHAKDLVCSNEALAHVLREINWTVVGNALGLAANLALPSVILMMLFGQTRIFFVMARDGLLPEKLASIHPKFKTPHIVTMLTGMFVAIAAALLPVGQLADISNSGTLFAFFMVSIAVLVLRVREPGRARPFRTPAVWAIAPTAACGCVFLFLNLPVDAQLVLPVWGGFGLVIYFLYGYRKSHVGRGLIETHEQDVGIPPQPVPPLPGAHTPGGQDA, via the coding sequence ATGATTTTCGGGCGCATAAAGCCTTTGGATGCCATATTGGCCACGGCCGAGAAGAAATCGCTCGTCCGTACATTGGGGCCGATACAGCTGACATTATTGGGTGTCGGCGCCATCATCGGCACCGGCATTTTCGTTTTGACCGCCGCCGCCGCGCAAAAGGCCGGGCCGGGCATGATGTGGAGCTTCGTGATCGCGGGCGCTGTCTGCGCCTTCGCCGCGCTCTGCTATTCGGAAATCGCGTCGATGGTGCCGGTTTCGGGCTCCGCCTATACCTATACCTATGCGGTGGTCGGCGAATTGCTGGCCTGGATGGTCGGCTGGGCGTTGATCCTGGAATATGCGGTCGCCGCCAGCGCCGTGTCGGTCGGGTGGTCCGGCTATTTCATGGGACTTTTGAAAAGCATAACCGGGCTTCAATTACCACAGACCCTGTCCGCCGGTCCGGTCTGGACGATGAACGGCCTGCTCCCCCACGCCGATTTCACCCATGGCATCATTAACGTTCCCGCCATCGTCGTCGCGCTGGCCGTCACCGCGCTGCTGGTCATCGGCACCACGGAAAGCGCCCGCGTCAACGCGGTGCTGGTCGCGATCAAGGTGACGGCGCTCACCGCCTTCATCATCCTGACGCTGCCGGCGCTCAAGACCGGCAATTTCTCACCCTTCGCGCCCAATGGCTGGTTCGGCCCGGCGGGCACCAGCGGCATGGGCATCGTCGGTGCCGCCGCCTCGATCTTCTTCGCCTATGTCGGCTTCGATGCGGTGTCGACCGCGGCGGAGGAAACCAAAAATCCCCAGCGCAACGTGCCCATCGGCCTGATCGGCAGCCTTGCGCTCTGCACCGTCTTCTACCTGCTGGTGGCTGCCGGTGCGATCGGCGCGATCGGCGCGCAGCCCGTCCTTGGTCCCGACGGTTCGATCGTGGCGCCCGGTTCGCAGGGCTTTGCCGCCGCCTGCGCCACCGCCTCCCATGCCAAGGATCTGGTCTGCTCCAACGAGGCGCTGGCCCATGTGCTGCGCGAGATCAACTGGACGGTCGTGGGCAATGCGCTGGGCCTGGCCGCCAACCTCGCCTTGCCTTCGGTCATCCTGATGATGCTGTTCGGCCAGACCCGCATCTTCTTCGTCATGGCGCGCGACGGCCTGCTGCCCGAAAAGCTGGCCAGCATCCACCCGAAGTTCAAGACGCCGCATATCGTCACCATGCTCACCGGCATGTTCGTCGCCATCGCCGCGGCGCTGCTGCCCGTCGGTCAGCTTGCCGACATTTCCAACTCGGGCACGCTCTTCGCCTTCTTCATGGTGTCGATCGCGGTGCTGGTGCTGCGCGTCAGGGAACCGGGCCGGGCACGTCCGTTCCGGACCCCGGCGGTCTGGGCGATCGCGCCGACCGCGGCCTGCGGTTGCGTGTTCCTCTTCCTCAACCTGCCTGTCGACGCGCAGCTAGTGTTGCCGGTCTGGGGTGGCTTCGGCCTCGTAATCTATTTCCTCTACGGCTATCGCAAGAGCCATGTCGGGCGCGGCCTGATCGAGACGCATGAACAGGATGTCGGCATTCCGCCGCAGCCGGTGCCGCCCTTGCCCGGCGCCCACACGCCGGGCGGGCAGGACGCCTGA
- a CDS encoding multidrug effflux MFS transporter — protein MTNRLETAAAAPKQDIAFREFVMLCACLMAMNALSIDPMLPALPEIGRDLAIPHANDRQLIISVYFLGLGIGSLLFGVLSDRFGRKRVLGSAMALFILASIACAGAQSFAMILVGRVCAGFFAGASRVITVGIIRDRFRGDAMARVMSLIFAVFMLIPVMAPTFGQAILWIAPWRWIFWALAILATLILLWMLVRMPETLMPENRLRMSVKTIFGAVGTIIRTRSSIGYMLASGVVMGGLVGFILSVQQIFFDIFDAQKFFPFAFACIAGSMGIGSLLNSRLVSRFGARRLSQTALLALVAINLVHLSVILSGHETIVTFMVLQAATMLTVAFTASNFSAISMEPFAKGAGVASSFQSFLTTAVSSALGSIVGRAFNGTTMPLTLGLASFGAISFLIVVWAEKGRLFTRPHHAGLREFEGMR, from the coding sequence ATGACCAATCGCCTCGAAACCGCCGCGGCGGCCCCGAAACAGGATATAGCTTTCCGCGAATTCGTGATGCTTTGCGCCTGTCTGATGGCGATGAACGCGCTGTCGATCGACCCGATGCTGCCCGCCTTGCCGGAAATCGGACGCGATCTGGCGATTCCCCATGCCAATGACCGGCAGCTCATCATCAGCGTCTATTTTCTGGGACTGGGCATCGGATCGCTGCTGTTCGGCGTGCTGTCCGACCGATTCGGACGCAAGCGGGTGCTGGGCAGCGCCATGGCCTTGTTCATCCTCGCCTCCATCGCCTGCGCCGGGGCGCAGAGCTTCGCGATGATCTTGGTCGGCCGCGTCTGCGCGGGATTCTTTGCGGGGGCCAGCCGCGTCATCACCGTCGGCATCATCCGCGACCGTTTCCGGGGCGATGCCATGGCGCGGGTCATGTCGCTGATCTTCGCTGTGTTCATGCTGATCCCGGTGATGGCGCCGACCTTTGGTCAGGCCATTCTGTGGATCGCGCCATGGCGCTGGATATTCTGGGCGCTGGCGATCCTGGCGACGCTGATCCTGCTATGGATGCTGGTCCGGATGCCCGAGACGCTGATGCCGGAAAACCGGCTGCGGATGAGCGTGAAGACCATCTTCGGCGCGGTCGGCACGATCATCCGTACACGCAGTTCCATCGGCTATATGCTGGCGAGCGGCGTTGTGATGGGCGGGCTGGTCGGCTTCATCCTGTCAGTGCAGCAGATCTTCTTCGATATTTTCGACGCGCAGAAATTCTTTCCCTTCGCCTTCGCCTGCATCGCGGGCAGCATGGGAATCGGCAGCCTGCTCAACAGCCGCCTCGTCTCCCGCTTCGGCGCGCGGCGGCTGAGCCAGACGGCGCTGCTGGCGCTGGTCGCGATCAATCTCGTCCATCTGTCGGTGATCCTGTCGGGGCATGAGACGATCGTCACCTTCATGGTCCTTCAGGCCGCGACCATGCTGACGGTTGCCTTCACCGCGTCCAATTTCAGCGCGATCTCGATGGAGCCTTTCGCTAAGGGGGCAGGCGTTGCCTCCTCCTTTCAGTCCTTCCTGACCACGGCCGTCTCGAGCGCGCTTGGCAGCATCGTGGGCCGTGCCTTTAACGGGACGACGATGCCGCTGACGCTCGGGCTGGCGAGCTTCGGCGCGATCTCCTTCCTGATCGTCGTCTGGGCTGAGAAGGGGCGGCTCTTCACCCGGCCTCACCATGCGGGTCTGCGCGAGTTCGAGGGCATGCGTTAA